The genomic segment TGCGGCAGTCCTGAGCGAGGCCCGGACGGGCAAGTGCGAAACGGCGTGAACAAATCGCGCGCAGAGGAGTAGAATGTATTGTGCGCTGCGCAATCGAGCGCGGCCCAACGGATCCCGCCGGCACATGGCTGGTACTCAAACGAGCTGCAGACACGCTGACGATGGCGCCTACCGCCATCGGAGAGAGGGGGCGCGTGCGGCAGCCGCAAGGCGGCGTCCGTGTGTCGGCCGGAATCACCTCGGAAAATCGTCGGTGTCTGCCCTCGCGGTGGAACCAGGGTAAGCGTGGGTGGCCCGCCGTGGGCTGACCCTTTTTTGACTCAGGTATCACGTCTAACTGCTGGAGGTTTCAAGAAATGAATGCACTGCTTAGGGAAATGCCCGATTTCACGACGAGCTGGTGGCGGTATACGCTGGCCATGATGCGCGCCTCGAACCGCGAGATCAGCGAGTTCAACGACAATCTGTTCATTGCCGCGCACATCGCCATGACCGCCGCCCGCGACAATCCGCTGAGCATGATGGAGACCTTCGAAATCCTCGAGCACAACGTCGGCATGGCGCGCAAGGGGCTCGCCGGCATGCAGGACAAGATGGCCGACTACGCCTTCGACCAGATGGAAGAGGCCACCCGCGCCTTCCTCAACACGGTGATGAACGCCGAAGGGGAGAAACTCGGCGGCTACATGCGGCGTGAAGCCGAAGTGATGGAGGCCGTATCGAACTTCAACGAGCAGATCGAGGCGATCGCCGACGAGTTCGGCTTCCACTTCAACACTGCGAACTACAAGCTGGTCCATGAAACCGATGGCTTTGAGCTCTATCAGGTCCTGCCGCTGAAGAAAGGCGTCGAGGTGCGGAAGGATCTCAAGCCGGTGATCCTCGTGCCGCCGTACATGCTCGGCGTCCACATCCTTTCCTTCCTGCCGTACGAGAACAAGAGCTACAGCCATTCCTTCGCCAACGAGGGCATCCCGACCTACGTCCGCGTCGTCAAGGACATCATGACCAATGAGAAGGTCCAGACGATGACCCCGGAACAGGACTGCGAGCAGACGCGCGAACTCTGCGCCAAGGTCATGGAACTCAACGGCGGCAAGAAGGTGACGCTCAACGGCACCTGCCAGGGTGGCTACATCTGCCTGATGAACGTGCTCTCGGGCAAGCTGCAGGATGTCTGCGACGCGTTGATCACCAACGTGACGCCGGTCGATGGCACCTACAGTGACGCCATCAGCGGCATGCCGACGATGCACCATGACTTCATCACGACGACGCTGCCGAGCGGCAACAAGGTGGCCAACGGCTATCTGCTGAGCCTCGGCATGCGCTTCGTCGCCATCGACCGCGAATCGCCGCTGGTCAAGGTCCTCGACCAGGCGTCGCTGCAACGCGCCACCGACCTCAACCCGGGCAAGACGCCGGCCGCCCTCTTCCGCTGGCTGCTCAAGGAGCGCGTACACCTGCCGCTGGCGATCGCCAACATGAGTTCGCACACCTTCCAGGATCCGATCGCCGACGACGGCACGCTGCCGGTCAAGCTGTTCGACAAGCCGCTCAACATCAAGGGTCTGATCGACCTCAAGGTGCCGTGGTACCAGAACTACGCGATCAAGGACGACCTCGTCACGCCGCCCTGCGCCACCGCCGGCAACAAGTTCCTCGAGGGCTGGGACGGTCTCGAGTCGGTCGCGTTCTTCGGCGGCCACGTCGCCATCCTGACCAGCCCGTACGGCAAGAAGTCGCCGGTCAACGGCGCCTTCAAGGACGCCAACGGGAAGGATGTGCGCGGCCCGGTCAAGTTCCAGATGGACATCTCCTGATCCTGCTCCTGCCAGCCCCTGTCGGCCCCCGCCGCGGAACACAGCGGGGGCCACACGCCAACAGGGCTCCCGTCCCCGCTGCCGGAGAACGGGAGCCGCACGCCCCTTTCGCAAATTCCACCACAGGAGTTTTCTGCTCATGACCTACGTCAATATCATCACCGAGACGCGCGGCAAAGTCGGCCTGATCACGCTCAACCGCCCGAAGGCACTCAATGCCCTGAACGATGACCTGATGAACGAACTGGGCGACGCCCTCCGCGGCTACGAGGCTGACGAGAACATCGGCGCCATCGTCATCACCGGTTCCGAGAAGGCATTCGCTGCCGGCGCCGACATCACGGTGATGCAGTCGCTGTCGTACATGGAGGCCTACAAGGGTGACTTCATCACCCGCAACTGGGACACGCTGAAGAGCTGCCGCAAGCCCGTGATCGCTGCCGTCGCCGGTTATGCGCTCGGCGGTGGCTGCGAACTGGCGA from the Accumulibacter sp. genome contains:
- a CDS encoding metal transporter, which codes for MNALLREMPDFTTSWWRYTLAMMRASNREISEFNDNLFIAAHIAMTAARDNPLSMMETFEILEHNVGMARKGLAGMQDKMADYAFDQMEEATRAFLNTVMNAEGEKLGGYMRREAEVMEAVSNFNEQIEAIADEFGFHFNTANYKLVHETDGFELYQVLPLKKGVEVRKDLKPVILVPPYMLGVHILSFLPYENKSYSHSFANEGIPTYVRVVKDIMTNEKVQTMTPEQDCEQTRELCAKVMELNGGKKVTLNGTCQGGYICLMNVLSGKLQDVCDALITNVTPVDGTYSDAISGMPTMHHDFITTTLPSGNKVANGYLLSLGMRFVAIDRESPLVKVLDQASLQRATDLNPGKTPAALFRWLLKERVHLPLAIANMSSHTFQDPIADDGTLPVKLFDKPLNIKGLIDLKVPWYQNYAIKDDLVTPPCATAGNKFLEGWDGLESVAFFGGHVAILTSPYGKKSPVNGAFKDANGKDVRGPVKFQMDIS